The DNA sequence ATAAAGTCCCGCCTGCATCAACCAGGCTTGGTTCACCCAGGGTTCGCCATGACGGCTGAAACTGTATTCATCGCTTGTGGGTATGCGGTGCTCGGTGACAATGATTTCGCCCGTCTTCAGGTGCCACCAGAAATCGCTCGGATGAACCTGAAGTGTATTGATAATGGCAAAGACCCCTAAGGGCACGAGTGCTCCCCATACGGTATCAAGTGTCGGCCATTGACGTGGAAATGGTGTTGTCGTGTTGCCTGACATGGGCGGCATTGTAGTCAAGGTAGCGCAGAGTTTCCAGTCTGCCGAAATAGTGCAAACTTTCCAGTCGGCGAAAAAGAGCGCAAGCTGGAAAGCTTGCGCCACGCTAGAATCCCCTTCTGGCAGCAATGAAATTACTGCGATTGTCCGATTGTAACCAGCTTGTCCGCAGGTAAAATCCTTTTGCGTTAGCTGGGAGGTGTCTCGTGGACATGAGTGCAGGTGTTCGAAAAGCGGATCAGGGTCAGGGGCTCGCCGAATACTCGTTGATTCTCCTGCTCGTGAGTCTGTTTCTCATCGCCGCCCTTCGCGCCTTTGGTCTCTCGCTGCAATCTGTTTTTGAGGAATTCACCGAGCGTTTGCCATGAAGGAGCCTCCAGGCATGGCCTCTTCCGGTTTTAGCAAGCTGTTAACCGGCGAGGGACTTTTCACCCCGGAAACACGGATCGCGACGTCGTTTCACTCGTGCAACCGGGCTGGGCGTCAGAGGATTCCTCCTGGCATCGGCGCTTTCGCATCGGAGATTTGGGGTAAGGCTGCTAGCCTCAGCGGGACAAGGACATGAATGACCGCGCCCGCTCACACTCGGCTATGATGGGCTGAGGCGGGCTTTGGCTCATCTAACGGCACACCTTTTGCAACTATGACTGGCGATTTCGATCTTCCACCGGGAGTGGGAGGTCGAAAGCGCCGACGGCGACACTTGTGGGAGAATGGGGCTCGTGCAGAGAAGCGAAGTCATGAGGGCGAACGTCCGTGTGGTATCAAGCGCGAAATCATCGAGCTCTATCTAGGTGTTGACAAGAGGAGGCGCAGGCGACTGTGATAGAAGGAATTCAGGAAGCAATCGGGCGAAAATACGACGGCGGACATCACCCAATTACTCCCACCAACCGATTGAATCTTTGTTGCAGTAGCGTACCATAGGGTACGAAAGTCAATAAAAAGGAGGGTAGAACTATGCAAGCGATTCTTCGATTCCTGAAGAACGAGAAAGGTCAAGGCTTGGCAGAGTATGCCTTGATCCTCGTGCTCGTGAGCATTGTGGCTATTGTGACGCTGAGGGCTCTTGGGACGAGCATATCCTCAGTCCTTGGGTCCGTCGTCAACGAGATGAACCCGTAGACGGGCAGAAGAGTAGGTCGGTCTATCCGTCCGGCGCCAACGGATGCTCGGTTCGAGTTTTTGACTAACCATGTCAGGACCAAATTTGTGGGAGCCTCTTCCTCCTTTACCGCACCTGGGTCGTCTGCGATAGCCTCCCGGCGAGGGTGGCTATCGCAGAGCCTGGGATAGAGCGGTCGGAGGAAGCTCGCCACAATTTCTTGACGCCGGCGCGGGTTTGTCAGTCTGTACACAAGCTGCCTCGATAAGCGGGGCAGCGCGGGGAGGAGAAGAGGCGGTCGTGAGTCCTCATGCCTCGGATCCACCTCCCTGTTAAAGTGCGGAGCTTCGCCCC is a window from the Blastocatellia bacterium genome containing:
- a CDS encoding Flp family type IVb pilin, with translation MSAGVRKADQGQGLAEYSLILLLVSLFLIAALRAFGLSLQSVFEEFTERLP
- a CDS encoding Flp family type IVb pilin, giving the protein MQAILRFLKNEKGQGLAEYALILVLVSIVAIVTLRALGTSISSVLGSVVNEMNP